A window of the Pyrodictium abyssi genome harbors these coding sequences:
- a CDS encoding AAA family ATPase, giving the protein MEQQDRLIILVAGMPGSGKSMLSSVAREMGIPVYVMGDVIREEARRRGLEPTPSNLNMVARLLREEYGPAVVAERVAEKLARDTSRVVLVDGVRSLVEIEVFQRLGRVVIVAVHASPRTRFERLRRRGRPGDPVSWEEFRQRDMTELGFSLGSVIALADYMLVNEGTADEFRENARRLLERLIAGRG; this is encoded by the coding sequence GTGGAGCAGCAGGACCGCCTCATAATCCTTGTAGCTGGTATGCCCGGCAGCGGTAAGAGCATGCTCTCCAGCGTCGCCCGGGAGATGGGTATCCCGGTCTACGTGATGGGTGACGTGATCCGGGAGGAGGCCAGGCGCCGGGGCCTGGAGCCGACACCGTCCAACCTCAACATGGTTGCGCGGCTCCTCCGCGAGGAGTACGGCCCAGCCGTTGTCGCAGAGCGGGTAGCCGAGAAGCTGGCGCGCGACACCAGCCGCGTGGTCCTCGTTGACGGTGTGAGGAGCCTTGTGGAGATCGAGGTCTTCCAGAGACTCGGCCGGGTAGTGATAGTCGCTGTGCACGCGTCGCCCCGGACCCGGTTCGAGAGGCTCCGCCGGAGAGGTAGGCCCGGCGACCCGGTGAGCTGGGAGGAGTTCCGGCAGCGCGACATGACCGAGCTCGGCTTCAGCCTCGGCAGCGTGATAGCCCTCGCAGACTACATGCTGGTCAACGAGGGCACCGCCGACGAGTTCCGGGAGAACGCCAGGAGGCTCCTAGAGAGGCTCATAGCGGGCAGGGGCTAG
- a CDS encoding radical SAM protein — MSSRQRIGHEHRAENLLQADEVVGEAARRLEELDAVGEHVDYVTVVPDGEPTLDANLGRLVEGLRALGARVAVLSNGSLLWREDVRRDLQEADLVSVKPDAAREETWRRVNRPHPRLRLDTVIQGIRVFSEEYRGHTHLGDNACQRHSLRRRAGGDSGDPGLAPAPR, encoded by the coding sequence TTGTCAAGCCGGCAGAGGATCGGGCACGAGCATAGAGCGGAGAACCTTCTACAAGCAGACGAGGTAGTCGGCGAGGCAGCGAGACGGCTAGAAGAGCTAGACGCGGTCGGCGAACACGTAGACTATGTAACAGTGGTCCCGGACGGCGAGCCCACCCTCGACGCCAACCTAGGGAGGCTCGTCGAGGGGCTCCGGGCGCTAGGCGCGCGCGTAGCAGTGCTCAGTAACGGCTCGCTACTCTGGAGGGAGGATGTACGCCGCGACCTCCAGGAGGCTGACCTCGTCTCGGTCAAGCCGGACGCGGCAAGGGAGGAGACGTGGAGGCGTGTAAACAGGCCGCATCCCCGCCTCCGGCTAGACACGGTCATCCAGGGCATACGCGTCTTCTCCGAGGAGTACAGGGGGCACACACATCTCGGAGACAATGCTTGTCAACGGCATAGCCTACGGCGGCGAGCTGGAGGAGATAGCGGAGACCCTGGCCTCGCTCCGGCGCCTCGCTAA